A single genomic interval of Spirosoma taeanense harbors:
- a CDS encoding 3'-5' exonuclease: MMHQLVLKKPLAFFDLETTGINVTKDRVIDICIIKALPGGEVVRKTQRVNPGMPIPLESSMIHGIYDEDVVDAPPFKAIARTLAQFMEGCDLAGFNCNRFDVPLLVEEFLRANVDFDIKNRRLVDAQRIFHLMEPRNLSAAYKFYCNKDLIGAHGAEADTIATLEVLNAQVQRYMGMVAKTDSGQDVVFENDMDMLHSLTANKNVDLAGRMIINDKGEEVFNFGKHKGLPVLDVLKKEPSFYDWMLKGEFPLDTKRRLTEIRLRMFSNGNGRK; this comes from the coding sequence ATGATGCACCAACTTGTACTCAAAAAGCCGCTAGCTTTTTTCGACCTCGAAACAACCGGTATCAACGTTACAAAAGATCGGGTTATCGACATCTGCATTATTAAGGCGCTGCCCGGTGGCGAAGTTGTTCGCAAAACCCAGCGCGTGAATCCGGGTATGCCCATTCCGCTGGAGTCGAGCATGATACACGGCATTTATGACGAAGATGTGGTCGATGCACCCCCCTTCAAAGCCATTGCCCGAACGCTGGCTCAGTTTATGGAAGGCTGTGATCTGGCCGGGTTCAACTGCAACCGCTTCGACGTACCGCTTCTGGTTGAAGAGTTTCTTCGGGCCAATGTTGACTTTGACATAAAAAACCGGCGGCTGGTCGATGCCCAGCGGATCTTTCACCTAATGGAACCGCGTAATCTGTCGGCAGCGTATAAATTCTACTGCAATAAAGATCTTATTGGGGCTCATGGGGCCGAGGCCGACACGATTGCTACCCTTGAAGTGCTGAATGCCCAGGTACAGCGTTATATGGGTATGGTGGCCAAGACCGACAGCGGGCAGGACGTCGTTTTTGAAAATGACATGGACATGCTCCATAGCCTGACGGCCAATAAGAACGTAGACCTTGCCGGGCGCATGATTATTAATGACAAAGGCGAAGAAGTGTTCAACTTTGGTAAACACAAAGGCTTACCTGTTTTGGATGTGCTCAAAAAAGAACCATCGTTTTATGACTGGATGCTGAAAGGGGAGTTTCCGCTCGATACGAAACGGCGGCTGACCGAAATCCGGCTACGTATGTTCAGCAATGGCAACGGGCGGAAGTAA
- the nuoK gene encoding NADH-quinone oxidoreductase subunit NuoK — MQPTQDVLIPEVIQQIPLTYYLILSTALFVIGIIGVLTRRNAIIIFMSIELMLNAVNLLLIAFSSYRSDSAGQVFVFFIMAVAAAEVSVGLAIIVMIYRNTRSIDVGLLNKLKW, encoded by the coding sequence ATGCAACCCACGCAGGACGTCCTCATTCCGGAAGTCATTCAGCAAATACCCCTCACGTATTATCTGATTCTCAGCACCGCGCTGTTCGTCATTGGCATCATCGGCGTCCTGACCCGGCGCAACGCCATCATCATCTTCATGTCCATCGAGTTGATGCTTAATGCGGTCAACTTACTTCTGATTGCTTTTTCGTCCTATCGCTCCGATTCAGCCGGTCAGGTGTTCGTCTTTTTCATCATGGCCGTAGCCGCTGCGGAGGTCTCGGTCGGGCTGGCCATTATCGTGATGATTTACCGCAACACCCGATCGATTGATGTGGGGCTGCTTAATAAACTAAAGTGGTAA
- the nuoL gene encoding NADH-quinone oxidoreductase subunit L: MQPELLCALIPLFPLIGFLINGIGFRHMPKGAAGAIATVAVLASFLTSAFLFGAFIGQANLNNNTGPIVATLFDWISVGDLHINFSFQIDQLSLLMLLVVTGVGSLIHLYSIGYMKHDEGFGKFMAFLNLFIFFMLLLVMGSNYVIMFIGWEGVGLCSYLLIGFWNTNTSYNNAARKAFVMNRIGDLGFLLGIFTIINTFGTVEYVDVFKQATSLPIGDTTVLLITLLLFVGAMGKSAQIPLYTWLPDAMAGPTPVSALIHAATMVTAGIYMVVRSNVLYTLAPLSLEIMGGIAIATALLAASIGLLQNDIKKVLAYSTVSQLGYMFLGLSATAYTAGMFHVITHAFFKALLFLGAGSVIHAMSDEQDIRKMGGLRKALPVTFVTFLIGTIAISGLPPFAGFFSKDEILAHVFEHSKVLWALGVLGSGLTSFYMFRLLFLTFFGEFRGTEEQQHHLHESPATMTAPLVVLAILSAVGGVLNLPGSGWLGDFMAPLFEGSRQVNPEAFAESTIEHSTEYTLMAVSAGVALLSLILAYVMYINRRAVPAPDSAERSLPEQVVYNKYYVDELYETIIVRPVRGLGDVFYSFGEFAIDGVVNGTAWLVRKSSAQLRLLQNGSIGFYVFAMVLSIAAIFALRFFIRF, encoded by the coding sequence ATGCAACCAGAATTACTCTGTGCGTTAATTCCGCTTTTTCCGCTGATTGGTTTCCTGATCAACGGCATCGGCTTTCGGCACATGCCGAAAGGAGCGGCTGGTGCCATTGCCACGGTGGCCGTCCTGGCGTCGTTTTTAACCTCCGCCTTCCTCTTTGGTGCGTTTATTGGGCAGGCTAATCTCAACAACAATACCGGCCCGATCGTCGCTACGCTCTTCGATTGGATCAGCGTAGGGGATCTGCATATCAACTTCTCGTTTCAGATTGATCAGTTGAGCCTGCTGATGCTGCTGGTTGTAACGGGTGTCGGGTCGTTGATTCACCTCTACAGCATTGGCTACATGAAGCATGATGAAGGGTTTGGCAAGTTCATGGCTTTCCTGAACCTGTTCATATTCTTTATGCTCCTGCTGGTAATGGGTTCCAACTACGTCATCATGTTTATCGGCTGGGAAGGTGTCGGGCTATGCTCGTATCTGCTCATCGGTTTCTGGAACACCAATACCAGTTATAACAATGCCGCCCGCAAAGCCTTCGTCATGAACCGCATTGGCGATCTGGGTTTTCTGCTCGGTATCTTCACCATCATTAATACGTTCGGCACAGTTGAGTACGTAGACGTTTTCAAGCAGGCTACCAGCCTGCCGATAGGTGATACGACGGTGCTGCTCATTACGTTGCTTCTGTTCGTTGGGGCAATGGGTAAGTCGGCGCAGATTCCGCTCTATACGTGGCTGCCCGACGCGATGGCCGGTCCTACGCCTGTATCGGCCCTGATTCACGCGGCCACGATGGTAACGGCGGGTATTTATATGGTCGTTCGCTCGAACGTCCTCTACACGCTGGCCCCGCTTTCGCTCGAGATTATGGGCGGTATTGCCATCGCAACGGCCCTGCTGGCGGCTTCGATCGGCCTGTTACAGAATGACATTAAGAAAGTACTGGCATACTCGACGGTTTCTCAACTGGGGTATATGTTCCTGGGGTTGAGCGCGACGGCGTACACGGCAGGGATGTTCCACGTTATTACGCACGCGTTCTTCAAAGCCCTGCTGTTTCTCGGCGCGGGTAGCGTTATTCACGCTATGTCCGACGAGCAGGACATCCGTAAAATGGGAGGTCTGCGGAAAGCGTTACCTGTTACGTTCGTTACGTTCCTGATCGGTACTATAGCAATCTCGGGCTTGCCGCCGTTTGCGGGCTTCTTCTCGAAAGACGAAATTCTGGCGCACGTTTTTGAACATAGCAAAGTGCTGTGGGCATTGGGCGTTCTAGGCTCCGGGCTGACCTCTTTTTATATGTTCCGGCTCCTCTTCCTGACGTTCTTCGGCGAATTCCGGGGTACCGAGGAGCAACAGCACCACCTGCACGAATCGCCCGCTACGATGACTGCTCCCTTAGTAGTACTGGCAATCCTGTCGGCCGTTGGCGGTGTGCTGAACCTGCCGGGTTCGGGCTGGCTAGGGGACTTTATGGCGCCCTTGTTTGAAGGTTCGCGTCAGGTGAACCCCGAAGCCTTTGCCGAGTCAACCATTGAGCACAGCACGGAATATACCCTGATGGCTGTTTCGGCCGGGGTTGCGTTGCTGTCGCTTATTCTGGCCTACGTCATGTACATCAATCGCCGGGCGGTTCCCGCGCCTGATTCAGCCGAACGGTCGTTGCCAGAACAGGTTGTTTACAACAAGTACTACGTTGACGAACTCTACGAAACGATCATTGTGCGGCCGGTTCGTGGGCTGGGGGATGTCTTCTATAGCTTTGGTGAGTTTGCTATTGATGGCGTTGTCAATGGTACGGCCTGGCTTGTCCGTAAAAGTTCGGCACAGTTGCGGCTGCTGCAAAACGGTTCCATTGGATTCTATGTCTTCGCCATGGTGCTGAGTATCGCGGCCATTTTTGCCTTACGTTTCTTTATTCGTTTCTGA
- a CDS encoding complex I subunit 4 family protein: MLTLALILFPVIAATLLLVTSGDTTKRLAFGAALAELALAVYVFNTFIPNAESQFGFDYPWIGSLGIRFSSGIDGVSVLLVLLTGLVVPFIILSTFERNYERPGAFYALMLYMQAALMGVFTARDGFLFYLFFEAALIPIYFLAAMWGGENRVPVTFKFFVYTIFGSLFMLLALVYLYYQTPATVTAAHSSAIADFYKLKLTPEAQGWVFWAFFIAFAIKMPIFPFHTWQPDTYVESPTPATMLLAGIMLKMGVYGLIRFILPIVPLGVETWGQLAIILSVIGIIYGSIIAIRQRDMKRLIAYSSFSHVGLMAAGVFSQTETGMQGALVQMLAHGINVVGMFFVADIIFSRTNTRQLDQLGGITRTTPKLTVYFMIMLLGSVALPLTNGFIGEFLLLHGVFTYNNYLGLAAGFTIIFGAVYMLRMFQKSMFGPSSSRTESFADLTSSESWVFVPLVVMVFWMGVYPQTFLKVTEPAVANLMKYVGTTAVSLK; encoded by the coding sequence ATGCTTACTCTCGCATTAATACTTTTTCCGGTCATTGCGGCCACGCTGCTTCTGGTTACGTCGGGTGATACGACCAAACGGTTAGCTTTCGGCGCTGCGTTGGCAGAACTGGCGCTGGCTGTTTACGTCTTCAATACTTTCATTCCGAATGCCGAATCCCAGTTTGGATTTGATTATCCCTGGATTGGTTCTTTGGGTATTCGATTTAGTAGCGGTATCGATGGAGTTAGTGTGCTGCTAGTATTACTAACGGGGCTGGTCGTGCCGTTCATTATTCTGTCCACGTTCGAGCGCAACTACGAACGGCCCGGTGCGTTCTATGCCCTCATGCTGTATATGCAGGCTGCTCTGATGGGCGTCTTCACGGCGCGCGACGGGTTTTTGTTCTATCTGTTCTTCGAGGCCGCGCTGATACCGATCTACTTCCTGGCGGCTATGTGGGGCGGTGAGAATCGAGTGCCGGTTACGTTCAAATTCTTTGTCTATACCATCTTTGGAAGTCTGTTCATGCTGCTTGCGCTGGTGTATCTGTATTACCAGACACCCGCTACGGTAACGGCAGCCCACTCGTCGGCGATCGCTGATTTTTACAAATTGAAGCTGACGCCAGAGGCACAGGGCTGGGTATTCTGGGCATTTTTCATTGCGTTTGCCATCAAAATGCCGATTTTTCCCTTCCACACTTGGCAGCCCGATACCTACGTTGAATCGCCAACGCCCGCAACCATGCTGTTGGCTGGGATTATGCTCAAGATGGGCGTTTATGGTCTGATTCGGTTTATTCTGCCGATTGTGCCGTTGGGTGTTGAGACCTGGGGACAACTCGCCATTATCCTGTCGGTCATCGGGATTATCTACGGATCAATTATCGCTATCCGGCAACGCGACATGAAGCGGCTGATCGCTTACTCGTCATTTTCGCACGTTGGTCTGATGGCGGCCGGGGTGTTTTCCCAGACCGAAACCGGAATGCAGGGCGCGCTTGTGCAGATGCTGGCGCACGGGATTAACGTTGTGGGGATGTTCTTCGTAGCCGATATAATTTTCTCTCGTACCAATACGCGGCAACTGGATCAGCTGGGTGGCATTACACGCACAACGCCCAAGCTGACCGTATACTTTATGATTATGCTGCTGGGCAGCGTTGCCCTGCCGCTTACGAACGGGTTCATCGGTGAGTTTCTGCTGCTCCATGGCGTCTTTACGTACAACAACTACCTGGGACTAGCTGCTGGGTTCACTATTATTTTCGGCGCCGTATATATGCTGCGGATGTTCCAGAAGAGCATGTTCGGGCCTAGCTCGTCGCGCACTGAATCGTTCGCCGATCTGACCAGTTCCGAAAGTTGGGTGTTCGTACCCCTGGTGGTAATGGTGTTCTGGATGGGTGTTTACCCGCAAACGTTCTTAAAAGTAACTGAACCTGCCGTTGCTAACCTGATGAAGTACGTGGGTACGACGGCCGTATCTCTGAAATAA
- a CDS encoding NADH-quinone oxidoreductase subunit N, with amino-acid sequence MLPIVLLSIFGIVLLFLGFLKSKAILLPATLLFLLVTLAVNFLDWNKTYLYFNDMLRTNNLSMVFTAIILGSAFMVVALSNSFIEDEAAQPAEYYGIMLFSLVGAVMMVSFENLVMLFVGVEVLSVAMYVLTGSDKRNLRSNEAALKYFLMGSFTTGIMLFGMALLFGATGSFTIAGIGAYAANPQMGLSLLLYVGLLMLLIGLLFKVSAAPFHFWTPDVYDGAPTIFTAFMSTVVKTAGFAALFRLLSVSFGGVYTFWWTILAIITAITLVAGNITAVYQNSFKRMMAYSSISHAGYLLIGLAALGTQTKQAIVFYSLAYSVATISAFGVLLLVAQQRSTQTLSSEGASTESFDAFNGLARQNPLLGFAMAVSMLSLAGIPLTAGFWGKFYMFSTAVERGQIWLLVVAVLMSAVGIYYYFRVIIAMYFRDGAIEPIRVAPFYRYVLLAATILTLGLGIAPGLLQGLF; translated from the coding sequence ATGCTTCCCATCGTTCTGTTATCGATTTTTGGCATTGTGCTATTGTTTCTTGGCTTTTTAAAGTCGAAGGCAATACTCTTGCCGGCTACGCTGCTATTCCTGCTCGTCACGCTGGCGGTCAATTTTCTCGATTGGAATAAGACGTACCTGTATTTCAATGATATGCTGCGTACCAATAACCTCTCGATGGTTTTTACGGCCATCATTCTGGGGTCAGCCTTTATGGTCGTAGCCTTATCAAACAGCTTTATTGAAGATGAAGCCGCACAACCCGCCGAATACTACGGAATCATGCTGTTCTCACTGGTGGGCGCGGTTATGATGGTAAGCTTCGAAAATCTGGTTATGCTGTTCGTTGGTGTTGAGGTGCTGTCGGTTGCCATGTATGTGTTGACAGGCAGTGATAAGCGTAATCTGCGATCCAACGAAGCCGCGCTGAAGTATTTTCTGATGGGTTCATTTACCACCGGCATTATGTTGTTTGGCATGGCTCTGCTTTTCGGGGCAACGGGCTCGTTTACAATCGCTGGAATTGGCGCGTATGCTGCAAATCCACAAATGGGGCTGTCTCTGCTATTATACGTTGGCTTGCTGATGCTGTTAATCGGATTGCTGTTTAAAGTTTCGGCCGCTCCGTTCCATTTCTGGACCCCTGATGTTTACGACGGCGCACCAACCATTTTTACAGCTTTCATGTCGACGGTGGTCAAAACAGCCGGTTTTGCTGCTCTTTTCCGCCTGCTATCTGTCTCATTCGGTGGCGTTTACACGTTCTGGTGGACCATTCTAGCCATCATTACAGCCATTACGCTCGTAGCGGGCAATATCACGGCGGTTTATCAGAACAGCTTCAAGCGAATGATGGCTTACTCCAGCATTTCGCACGCGGGGTATCTGCTGATTGGTCTGGCGGCTTTGGGTACACAAACGAAACAGGCCATTGTCTTTTATTCACTAGCCTATTCAGTCGCTACCATCTCGGCGTTTGGGGTTCTTTTGCTGGTTGCTCAGCAGCGGAGCACACAAACCTTATCGAGCGAGGGTGCATCGACCGAAAGTTTTGACGCATTTAATGGATTGGCACGTCAAAATCCCTTACTAGGCTTTGCTATGGCGGTATCCATGCTGTCGCTGGCGGGAATTCCGCTTACGGCCGGGTTCTGGGGCAAGTTTTATATGTTTTCAACTGCCGTTGAGCGCGGACAAATCTGGTTGCTGGTTGTCGCCGTGCTGATGTCGGCCGTTGGTATCTATTACTATTTCCGGGTAATTATCGCTATGTATTTTCGGGATGGTGCCATTGAGCCGATTCGGGTTGCGCCATTCTACCGTTACGTACTACTGGCAGCTACGATTCTAACGCTTGGCCTGGGTATTGCTCCTGGTCTGTTACAGGGACTTTTTTAA
- a CDS encoding GtrA family protein, which produces MNVSSINQPKYKEYKDFFSFFLTALLGASINFISRIFYRESFGFDFDTSVFCGYLTATVLTFIPNKRYAFSAGKTGNTGREIIKYLVIALVALLVQVYVAEFTLEWVANPFFPFLSKIWRETGSHIIGMGMSFLANYFGHKLLTFRSTGMYDKIRSRSPKQGEKQL; this is translated from the coding sequence GTGAACGTGAGCAGTATAAACCAGCCTAAATATAAGGAATACAAGGACTTTTTCTCGTTCTTCCTGACGGCTTTGCTGGGTGCGTCCATTAATTTTATTAGCCGAATTTTTTACCGGGAAAGCTTCGGCTTCGATTTTGATACCAGCGTGTTCTGTGGGTATCTCACAGCCACTGTTCTGACTTTCATTCCTAATAAGCGGTATGCTTTCTCGGCTGGTAAGACAGGTAACACCGGCCGCGAAATCATTAAATACCTGGTAATTGCATTAGTCGCTCTGCTCGTACAGGTTTATGTAGCTGAGTTTACACTCGAATGGGTTGCTAACCCGTTCTTCCCGTTCTTATCGAAGATCTGGCGCGAAACCGGGTCGCATATTATTGGAATGGGTATGAGTTTTCTGGCTAACTACTTTGGCCATAAGCTGCTTACTTTCCGCAGTACAGGAATGTATGATAAAATCCGCTCTCGCTCTCCAAAGCAGGGCGAAAAGCAGCTTTAA